A genomic window from Arthrobacter globiformis includes:
- a CDS encoding VOC family protein yields the protein MAPNVPALYHPTLAVPDLEEARAWFRKVFARPALRWEETLDLGLLNPDYPVNYSFFAFITDVHWVFLCPALHAQGALAGQTRYKGVSDGMIGMGWYTDDAVGMFEKLADAGVRAHDQQGQIITSAKPPTSSFASDVFTGFTMPEDTGIRYEFQETGKRHWENYSRQADPRLRPDWTGPSPDPDDPLSIELTSHHTILTLNPERLTKLYVDLLDGHVIAGGHNAALNAESTFIRLADTVLECAVPNQESPYSFKLSDDRDLYYGVSFLVTDPERVRTHLAEVGVPFTHDDGSVVIEPANGFGAQWRFIPELPYPAAERRPARF from the coding sequence ATGGCCCCGAATGTTCCAGCCCTGTACCACCCGACCTTGGCCGTTCCCGATCTTGAAGAGGCCCGCGCCTGGTTCCGCAAGGTCTTCGCCCGTCCAGCTCTGCGCTGGGAAGAAACACTCGATCTTGGCCTGCTTAACCCCGACTACCCGGTGAACTATTCGTTCTTCGCCTTCATCACCGACGTTCATTGGGTTTTCCTATGCCCTGCGCTCCACGCGCAAGGTGCCCTCGCAGGCCAAACCCGGTACAAGGGCGTTTCCGACGGGATGATCGGGATGGGTTGGTACACCGACGACGCCGTTGGAATGTTCGAAAAACTGGCAGATGCCGGCGTTCGGGCCCACGACCAGCAGGGACAGATCATCACCAGCGCCAAACCCCCCACCTCCTCATTCGCTTCGGACGTATTCACCGGTTTCACAATGCCCGAGGACACGGGCATCCGGTACGAATTCCAGGAAACAGGCAAACGGCACTGGGAGAACTACTCGAGGCAGGCGGATCCGCGTCTGCGCCCCGACTGGACCGGTCCGTCGCCGGACCCTGACGACCCGCTCTCCATCGAGCTGACGTCACACCACACGATCCTCACGCTGAACCCCGAACGCTTGACAAAGCTGTACGTCGACCTACTGGACGGGCATGTAATTGCCGGGGGCCACAACGCCGCGCTGAACGCGGAAAGCACATTCATCCGGCTTGCGGACACTGTCCTCGAATGCGCCGTTCCCAACCAGGAAAGCCCCTACTCGTTCAAACTTTCTGACGACCGCGACCTGTACTACGGCGTCAGTTTCCTAGTGACGGACCCCGAGAGAGTACGCACGCACCTGGCGGAGGTCGGGGTTCCCTTCACGCACGACGACGGGTCAGTGGTCATCGAACCAGCCAACGGGTTCGGGGCGCAATGGCGCTTTATCCCGGAGCTGCCATACCCGGCGGCAGAACGCCGGCCAGCACGATTCTAG
- a CDS encoding nuclear transport factor 2 family protein, with protein sequence MTTQEVNPTTGTDAALTDYVRQLEARLRVLEDKEALGALMNRYCRTSDAKDWYAWSLCFVEDAEFEFGPFGTHHGRQKIREVCEAAEEPYLSMQHSMTNMQFEIDGDTATGTAYLWFAGVQDPQNPSKHYDIGGPYEWTFRLTPEGWRLSRMHLRVVWTQGDQEQSVFG encoded by the coding sequence ATGACTACTCAAGAAGTGAACCCAACCACAGGAACTGACGCTGCGCTGACCGACTACGTCCGGCAACTCGAAGCCCGCCTCAGGGTCCTCGAAGATAAGGAAGCCCTCGGGGCTCTCATGAATCGCTATTGCCGCACCTCCGACGCGAAGGATTGGTACGCCTGGAGCCTTTGCTTCGTCGAGGACGCTGAATTCGAATTCGGACCTTTCGGTACACACCATGGCCGGCAGAAGATCCGCGAGGTATGCGAGGCCGCGGAAGAGCCGTACCTCTCAATGCAGCATTCAATGACGAACATGCAGTTCGAGATCGACGGCGATACCGCCACCGGCACGGCCTACCTTTGGTTCGCTGGAGTACAGGATCCGCAGAATCCCTCAAAGCATTACGACATCGGCGGCCCCTACGAATGGACTTTCCGCCTCACTCCCGAAGGTTGGCGTTTGTCCCGCATGCACCTGCGCGTCGTCTGGACCCAGGGCGACCAGGAACAGAGCGTCTTCGGCTGA
- a CDS encoding 2Fe-2S iron-sulfur cluster-binding protein: MIKITYVTADGKEQPVEVEPGMSLMEVATLRGIDGIVAECGGGCSCATCHVYVDAPWHNTFEEPASEEEALIEFLDEARPTSRLSCQLLLGAEHDGLCVRTPPSQG, encoded by the coding sequence ATGATCAAGATCACCTACGTCACCGCTGACGGAAAAGAACAGCCCGTTGAAGTCGAACCCGGCATGAGCCTCATGGAAGTCGCAACGCTGCGCGGCATCGACGGCATCGTCGCCGAATGCGGCGGCGGCTGCTCCTGCGCCACCTGCCACGTATACGTCGACGCACCCTGGCACAACACCTTCGAAGAACCGGCATCGGAGGAGGAAGCCCTCATCGAATTCCTGGACGAAGCCCGGCCGACATCCCGCCTTTCCTGCCAGCTCCTGCTCGGCGCCGAACACGACGGCCTCTGCGTCCGCACCCCACCCTCCCAAGGCTGA
- a CDS encoding cytochrome P450 — MSTAVTQDQAIIPDDIAKSVILPASYRDETGIVHPALKWLRENMPFARAEVEGYAPIWLATKHADIMEIERTPTIFRSGLGEPYINAVVDTEFLKTMNEGRRGLDTLANMDAPEHTKIKNVTASWFMPANVRKREEAIRAIARQSVEKLLSYDGEVDFVKDIALHYPLRVIMSLFGVPQEDEPTMLKLTQEMFGNSDPEHQRTDVPATPEAAARAWREAVLEFHQYFDKLSADRRANPTHDLASIVANAEVDGAPLPGSFVNGYYIAIATAGHDTTSATTATAIQQLAAHPEQLRAVREDASLIPGLVDEALRWASPVKHFHRIVGEDIEFRGRQLREGDSLMLMYPSANRDEDIFTDPFSFDITRKPNRHIAFGYGPHQCIGQHVAKLEMRILFEELLPRLKSIELAGPVSYVQANFLSGPKTLPIRFEAA, encoded by the coding sequence ATGTCTACTGCCGTCACCCAAGACCAGGCCATCATCCCGGATGACATCGCCAAATCCGTGATCCTTCCAGCCTCCTACCGCGATGAGACCGGCATCGTGCACCCGGCACTGAAGTGGCTGCGCGAAAACATGCCTTTCGCCCGTGCAGAGGTTGAAGGTTATGCTCCCATCTGGCTGGCCACGAAGCATGCCGACATTATGGAGATCGAACGCACACCGACGATCTTCCGCAGCGGTCTCGGCGAGCCCTACATCAATGCGGTCGTTGACACCGAATTCCTCAAAACAATGAACGAGGGCAGGCGGGGCCTGGACACTCTGGCCAACATGGACGCCCCCGAACACACCAAGATCAAGAACGTCACGGCGTCCTGGTTCATGCCGGCGAATGTCCGTAAGCGGGAAGAGGCGATCCGGGCCATTGCCCGACAGTCGGTGGAAAAATTGCTCTCTTACGACGGGGAGGTCGACTTCGTCAAAGACATCGCGCTCCACTACCCGCTTCGCGTGATCATGAGCCTGTTCGGTGTTCCGCAAGAGGACGAACCGACGATGCTCAAGCTGACCCAGGAGATGTTCGGCAACTCGGACCCGGAGCACCAGCGCACAGACGTCCCCGCCACGCCGGAGGCTGCGGCACGTGCCTGGCGCGAAGCGGTTCTCGAGTTCCATCAGTACTTCGACAAACTGTCTGCTGACCGACGGGCGAACCCTACCCACGACCTCGCCTCGATTGTCGCGAATGCAGAGGTCGATGGCGCACCACTGCCCGGCTCATTCGTCAACGGCTACTACATTGCCATCGCCACCGCTGGCCACGACACGACCTCGGCAACGACGGCCACAGCGATCCAGCAGCTGGCGGCCCATCCGGAGCAGCTGAGGGCGGTACGCGAAGATGCCTCCCTCATTCCGGGACTCGTGGACGAGGCTCTCCGCTGGGCTTCCCCCGTCAAACATTTCCACCGCATCGTGGGCGAAGACATCGAGTTCCGCGGCCGCCAGCTGCGCGAAGGCGACAGCCTCATGCTGATGTACCCGTCAGCCAACCGTGACGAGGACATCTTCACCGATCCGTTCTCCTTTGACATCACGCGCAAACCAAACAGGCACATCGCCTTTGGATACGGCCCCCACCAGTGCATCGGACAGCACGTGGCGAAACTCGAAATGCGCATCCTCTTCGAGGAGCTACTGCCGCGCCTGAAGTCGATCGAGCTGGCCGGTCCCGTCAGCTACGTCCAGGCCAACTTCTTGTCCGGCCCCAAGACCCTTCCGATCCGGTTCGAGGCGGCCTGA
- a CDS encoding LysR family transcriptional regulator, with protein MDVRQLQLFIAVAEEGSIHGGARRMMLAQPAVSKLLRALERQLQTQLVQRSPRGIELTVAGKLLLEQAYEIVRSLERTVDIVQQAGRSQKTLTVGLISGAASASELTADIIRGFQRLCPDVTVGVRELDFADQFTAVVDGHVDVALVRAPCGDERVSTTPLFGEPLVLALRSDHKLAEASMVSADAIMDETMLAMGDAPPSWTSFWHLDDLRRSAPRTGQSVRTLAELQFALMSNREVVMPMTLTAWRMSAQYSDLRALRIDGAPSSTAVAMTRQNDDREHVLAFTAHAREVSRQLLTKVPEAVLPT; from the coding sequence ATGGATGTGCGGCAACTTCAGCTGTTTATCGCTGTGGCCGAAGAAGGCAGCATTCACGGCGGTGCCCGCCGGATGATGCTGGCGCAGCCGGCCGTGTCAAAGTTGTTGCGCGCTCTCGAAAGACAACTTCAAACACAGCTGGTCCAGCGTTCGCCCCGAGGTATTGAACTGACGGTGGCGGGGAAGCTGCTGCTCGAACAGGCCTACGAGATTGTCCGCTCGTTGGAGCGGACCGTCGACATCGTCCAACAGGCCGGTAGGAGCCAGAAAACCCTGACCGTAGGGTTGATTTCCGGGGCTGCTTCGGCGTCGGAGTTGACTGCCGACATTATCCGGGGCTTTCAGCGTCTCTGTCCGGATGTCACGGTCGGGGTGCGGGAGCTGGACTTCGCTGACCAATTTACAGCGGTCGTGGACGGGCATGTCGATGTTGCCCTCGTCCGCGCTCCTTGTGGAGACGAACGGGTGAGCACTACGCCGCTTTTTGGCGAGCCGTTAGTTTTGGCGCTCAGGTCAGATCACAAACTGGCAGAGGCATCGATGGTGTCTGCTGATGCAATCATGGACGAAACGATGCTGGCCATGGGCGACGCTCCGCCGTCGTGGACGAGTTTCTGGCATCTGGATGACCTTCGCAGGTCTGCCCCGAGAACGGGCCAATCCGTACGCACGCTCGCGGAGCTGCAATTTGCGTTGATGAGCAACAGAGAGGTGGTCATGCCGATGACGCTCACCGCCTGGCGGATGAGTGCCCAGTATTCCGATTTGCGGGCACTGCGAATCGATGGGGCACCTTCCTCAACCGCGGTTGCCATGACGCGTCAAAATGACGACCGCGAGCATGTCTTGGCCTTTACTGCTCACGCCCGTGAAGTCTCGCGCCAACTTCTGACAAAGGTCCCTGAAGCTGTGTTGCCAACGTAG